The following coding sequences lie in one Haladaptatus sp. DJG-WS-42 genomic window:
- a CDS encoding kelch repeat-containing protein, giving the protein MTTEPRFSHPTRRSFLTTTGLVFGTLSVAGCSSLVSPPSLDAETSWETGPSLSLDRTEVAAATLGTSLYVIGGIEPGREASRAVERFDPERGSWERAPPLPVGLHHTAAVSVGDAIYVIGGYQNQWDPVNTVYRFDGTAWSERAAMPTVRGALSAAVHDGTIYVAGGAGIDGILATFERYDTASDSWARGPPMPSAREHLASAVVAGKFYAIGGRTGGLRTNQGTTEVYDPATNEWRAVAGMPTARSGFGATVFDGAIVVAGGEGAGGTIAEVELYIPETDEWFRLPDLPTPRHGLGVTALGNRIFTTAGGPEPGFFYANTVEVLTFEAGSLRPVVKSSQSLVCGLPLLGELLRGTLC; this is encoded by the coding sequence ATGACCACCGAACCACGATTTTCGCACCCGACTCGCCGCTCGTTTCTGACCACGACGGGCCTCGTCTTTGGGACGCTCTCGGTCGCGGGCTGTTCCTCGCTCGTCTCGCCGCCATCGCTCGACGCAGAGACATCGTGGGAGACCGGCCCGTCGCTCTCGCTCGACCGAACCGAAGTCGCCGCCGCCACGCTTGGTACGTCGCTCTACGTCATCGGCGGCATTGAACCTGGACGGGAAGCAAGTCGAGCGGTCGAACGCTTCGACCCCGAACGCGGCTCGTGGGAGCGCGCACCCCCGCTCCCCGTTGGACTCCACCACACCGCGGCCGTCAGTGTCGGCGACGCCATCTATGTCATCGGCGGCTATCAGAACCAGTGGGACCCCGTGAACACGGTCTACCGCTTCGACGGGACGGCGTGGAGCGAGCGAGCAGCGATGCCGACCGTCCGTGGCGCGCTTTCGGCAGCCGTCCACGACGGCACCATCTACGTCGCCGGGGGCGCGGGTATCGACGGTATCCTCGCCACGTTCGAACGATACGACACCGCGAGCGATTCGTGGGCGCGCGGCCCGCCCATGCCCTCCGCGCGCGAACACCTCGCCTCGGCCGTCGTCGCCGGGAAGTTCTACGCCATTGGTGGGCGGACCGGCGGGTTGCGCACGAATCAAGGCACGACCGAAGTGTACGACCCAGCGACGAACGAGTGGCGTGCAGTGGCGGGCATGCCAACCGCACGCAGCGGGTTCGGGGCAACCGTGTTCGACGGCGCCATCGTTGTCGCGGGCGGCGAAGGGGCTGGAGGAACAATCGCTGAAGTCGAACTCTACATCCCAGAAACAGACGAATGGTTCAGGCTCCCCGACCTACCAACGCCGCGCCACGGCCTCGGCGTGACCGCGCTCGGAAATCGGATTTTTACGACCGCAGGCGGTCCGGAGCCAGGCTTTTTCTACGCGAACACGGTGGAGGTGTTGACCTTCGAAGCCGGGAGTCTGCGTCCGGTCGTGAAATCGTCACAGTCGCTCGTGTGTGGCCTGCCGCTGCTCGGCGAGTTGCTTCGCGGAACGCTGTGTTAA
- a CDS encoding DUF1616 domain-containing protein, producing the protein MMTDETVWRRVLSQVHVPGMDLAVGLVYLLLSLSLVLYTENAVMRTIIGLPLVLFVPGFVLLLALYPHRFSLEADVDGWIQNDSIEGPLPAFIHRRERGVTFGERIALSFGLSIALMPPLAIALSLAGFGLTIRTVIGSLSVFIILLMFIGSQRRKALAPEQRFDIPVKQWFSELSVAVLDTESNIDLVLNVALICTVVVATTGFGYALFVPNYAEEYTEFSLVSQNEAGDFVFSGYPSEFQQGVPQELLLVVENQEGRLTTYNVVVELQRVETVDGTLTVVEREELNRYSATVQDKGTWLESHELTPTMTGENLRLSYMLYKGDVPADPTEENAYRHLYLWVTVSEAN; encoded by the coding sequence ATGATGACTGACGAAACGGTTTGGCGAAGAGTTCTTTCGCAGGTTCACGTCCCGGGGATGGACCTAGCCGTAGGACTTGTGTATCTTCTGTTGAGTCTCTCACTTGTTCTCTATACGGAAAACGCCGTTATGAGAACGATTATCGGTCTTCCGTTAGTGCTGTTCGTCCCCGGGTTCGTTCTGCTGTTAGCACTATACCCACACCGTTTCAGCCTCGAAGCGGACGTTGATGGATGGATTCAGAACGATTCTATCGAGGGGCCACTGCCAGCATTCATCCACAGACGGGAGCGCGGAGTTACGTTCGGTGAACGAATCGCCCTCTCATTTGGTCTCAGCATCGCGCTTATGCCACCCCTTGCGATTGCACTCTCACTTGCAGGCTTCGGACTCACTATTCGCACCGTTATCGGGAGCCTCAGTGTATTTATCATCTTGTTGATGTTCATCGGCTCACAACGACGGAAAGCACTTGCACCTGAACAACGGTTCGACATCCCAGTCAAGCAGTGGTTCTCTGAGCTGTCGGTCGCGGTCTTAGACACAGAGTCGAACATCGATCTCGTGTTGAACGTTGCTCTCATCTGTACTGTCGTCGTGGCGACGACCGGGTTCGGTTACGCACTGTTCGTTCCCAACTATGCAGAGGAGTACACCGAGTTCTCTCTGGTCTCGCAGAACGAGGCAGGCGATTTCGTCTTCTCTGGATATCCATCAGAGTTCCAGCAAGGGGTTCCCCAAGAGCTCCTCTTGGTCGTCGAGAATCAAGAGGGGAGACTGACCACGTACAACGTAGTCGTCGAACTCCAACGTGTCGAAACCGTTGATGGCACACTCACTGTTGTTGAGCGTGAAGAATTGAACCGCTACAGTGCAACCGTTCAGGACAAGGGTACGTGGTTGGAGTCACACGAACTCACACCAACCATGACCGGTGAGAACCTCCGCCTCAGCTACATGCTGTATAAGGGCGACGTTCCAGCAGACCCGACGGAAGAAAACGCCTACCGGCACCTCTATCTCTGGGTGACCGTCTCAGAAGCCAACTAA